The Corynebacterium sphenisci DSM 44792 genome includes the window AACTCGCCACCTGGGTGGGCGCCCCGGTGCTCGGCGGGGTCTTCGCCCTGGGCTGGACGCCCTGCCTGGGGCCCACCCTGATGGGCATCATGAGCGTCGCCGCCGGCACCACCGGGTGGACCGCCGCCCGGGGGGTGGCGCTCATCATCGCCTACTGCGCCGGGCTCGGCCTGCCCTTCGTGCTGGTCGCCCTGGGCTCGGCCTCCGCGATGCGCGGGGTGGCCTGGCTGCGCCGGCACTCCCGGGCGATCCAGTTCGCCGGCGGGGCGATGCTCATCCTCATCGGCCTCGCCCTGCTCACCGGCACCTGGGACGGGTTCGTATCCTGGGTGCAGTCCCGGTTCATCAGCGACGCGGCCACCCCCATCTAGCCCCCGCCGACACCCCGCCCGGCGGGCGGGACCCGCACCCCTGACCGAGAAAGGCGCGACCCCCATGGCAGCCCCCACCCGAGCGAAGCTCATGCGCCCCGCGCGCGCGGCCTGGCGCTGGCTGACCTCCATGCGCACCGCCCTGATCCTGCTGTTCCTGCTGGCCTTCGCGGCGATCCCGGGGGCGCTGCTGCCGCAGCGCTCCCTGAACAAGGCCAAGGTCATCGAGTACCTGGCGAACAACGGGCGGATGGCCGAGATCTTCGACCGGCTGCAGCTGTTCGACGTGTTCTCCTCGGTGTGGTTCACCGCCATCTACGTGCTGCTCTTCGTCTCCCTGGTCGGCTGCATCCTGCCGCGCTCCGCCGAGCACTGGCGGGCGATGCGCACCCCGCCGGCCCGGGCCCCGCGCAACCTCGACCGGCTGCCGCTGCACGACGCCGGGGACCTCGACCGCGGCGTCGACGAGATCGCCGGGGAGGTGCTCGGCCGGCTGCGCGGCTGGCATGTCGCGGACACCCCCGCCGAGGACGACCGGGCCGGGTCCCGGTCCATCTCCGCCGAACGCGGCTACCTGCGCGAGGCCGGCAACCTGGTCTTCCACCTGGGCCTGGTGGCGCTGCTGGTCACCGTCGCCCTGGGCCGGCTGACCTACTACGAGGGCCAGGTGATCCGGATCACCGACACCGGGGCGGAGATCGCCGACGAGGCGGTCGCCGGGGCGGTCAACCAGCCCTTCTGCAACACCGCCGGGGCGAACTACGACTCGCTGCGCTACGGCAACCTCTTCGACGGCACCGGGCTGCACCCCTTCTGCGTGCAGGTGCGCGACTTCGTCGCCGACTACCTGCCCAACGGGCAGGCGAAGATGTTCCGCTCGGAGATCCGCTACGCCGGGGCGGCGGACATCCGCCGCCCGGTGGCGGAGTGGACCGAGGGCGAACTGGAGGTCAACCACCCGCTGCGCCTGGCCGGGGACCGGGTGTACCTGCAGGGCCACGGCTTCGCCCCCGCCTTCCGGGTGACCTGGCCGAACGGGGAGTCGCGCACCGGGATCGTGCAGTTCCGCCCGGATGACCCCACCTTCTTCCTCTCCTCCGGGGCGCTGCGCTTCGACCCGCCGCCCGGGATGTACCCGGACCTCTACGAGCGCCGGCAGCACCAGATCGCCATCGAGGGCCTCTTCGCGCCCACCGCCGCCTGGGGCGGGGAGACCGGGGAGCTGCTCAGCTCCGCCCATCCGCAGATGAAGGACCCGGCGGTGGCCATCGACGTCTACCGCGGCGACGCCGGCCTGGACAGCGGCCGCAACCAGGACCTGTTCAGCCTGGACCGCTCCCTGATGCACTCCGGGCAGCTGGAGAAGATCTCCCGGGTCAACCTCGCCGCCGGCGAATCCGTGGAGCTCGACGGGGGGCTGCGCCTGGAGTTCCTCGGCGCCAAGGAGTTCGTCAACCTGCAGGTGGCCCACGACCCCACCCAGGGGTTCGTGCTCGGCTCCGCGATGGCCATGCTCGCCGGGCTGGTGGTCTCCCTGGCGGTGAAGCGCCGCCGGCTGTGGGTGCGCCTGGTCGAGCTCGGCCCCGGCCGCACCCGGGTGGAGTTCGGCGGCCTGGCCCGCACCGACCGGGCCGGCTGGGGCGACGAGTTCGACGAGTTCGTCCGGGCCGTGCTGGGCCGCCCGGAGCCGGCGGAGGACTGAGCCCGGGCCACGCGGCCGGCCCCTCCCGGGGCGCCGGGTGGGCCCGCGCTTTGGGTTGGCTGAGCGGGCGGACTACCGTTGGCGGGGATCGCCGCCCACACCTTCACCTGCGGAGTGCATATGCCCGTCAACCACACGCTCGCGGATGCCTCGGACCTCGCGTTCAAGACCTCGTTCGTGGTCTACGCGGTGGCCCTGGTGCTCTTCATCGCCTTCTACACCCGGCAGAAGGCGGTGCTGGAGGCGCGCGCCGAGCTCGCCGAGGCCGGCGCCCGCCCGGATGCGCTGGTCCGGGTCGGCGGCGCCGCCGAGCCCCCGGCCCGGCCCGCCGGCCCCGTGGAGGGCCGCGGCACCGGCCCCGACGCCGCCGGGGTGGACCGCCGCGCGGCGACCGCCGACCGGCTCGGCGGCATCGCCGAGATGGCCATGTACCTGGGCGTGGCGGTGCACCTGGCCTCGGTGGTGCTGCGCGGGCTCTCCGCGCACCGCTTCCCCTGGGGCAACCTCTACGAGTACATCGCGATCTTCACGCTCATCGCCATGGTCGTCGCCGCCGGGGTGCTGCGCCGGCCGGAGCTGCGGGTGTTCTGGCCCTTCCTGATCACCCCGGTGCTGGGGCTGATGTTCTACGGCGGCACCAAGCTCTACGCCGCCTCCCAGCCGGTGCAGCCGGCGCTGCAGTCCTTCTGGTTCCCGATCCACGTCTCCACCGTCGTCGCCGGGGCCTCGATCTTCCTCATCTCCGGGGTCGCCTCGGTGCTCTACCTGGTGCGGATGCGCCAGCCCCGCGGCCGGGAGACCGGCCGGCTGGGCGCGCTGGCCCGCCCGCTGCCCAGCGCCCGCGCCCTGGACACCATCGCCTACCGCACCGCCATCTGGGCCTTCCCGATCTTCGGGCTCGGCGTCATCTTCGGCGCCATCTGGGCCGAGGCCGCCTGGGGCCGGTTCTGGGGCTGGGACCCGAAGGAGACGGTCTCCTTCGTCACCTGGATCCTCTACGCCGGCTACCTGCACGCCCGGGCCACCTCCGGCTGGCGCAACCACATGGCCGCCTGGGTCAACGTGGTCGCCTTCGCCACCATGGTGTTCAACCTGTTCTTCGTGAACATGGTGGTGTCCGGCCTGCACTCCTACGCGGGGCTGAACTGATGGGCCGGTCCACCTTCACCCTCGCCGCCTTCCTGATCGCCGTCGGGGTGCTGTTCACCCTGATGGCCCCCGGCGGGCTCGGCGAGCCCACCATCGGCCTCGGGGTGCTCTTCGCGCTCTCCGCGCTGCTGCCCGAGGAGTGGGTGCGCCACCTGGCCACCCGCGGCGCCCGGGTCGCCGCCACCGCGCTGCTCGCCCTCGGCGCGGTGCTCACCATCGTCGACTGGCGCCTGGGCTTCGGCCACGGCTGGGACGCGACCGCGGTGCTGCTCTTCTTCGGCGGGTTCCTGGTGCTGGTGCTGCACGTGGTCGTCGGCTGGCGGCTGCGGGAGACCGCGCCGCGGCCCCGCACCGCCGATGCCCGGCGCTGAACCGCCCCGGGCGGCGCCCGCCGCCCCCGGGTAGCCGCCCCGCCCGGGGGCGGGCGGCCCCGACGAGCCCGACGGGGGCGGGGCGCCCGGCCGATAGGGTGGGGGCATGCGCATCCTGGTCACCGGCGGAGCCGGCTTCATCGGCTCCAACTTCGTCCGCCGCACCCTGGCCACCCGGGACTCGGTCACCCCGGTGGTGCTCGACGCCTTCACCTACGCCGCGCACCCGGACAACCTGCGCGACGAGCGCGGGGCGGAGCTGTGCGAGGTCGTCCGCGGCGATGTGCGCGACGCCGAGCTGGTGGACCGGCTGGTCGCCCGGGTGGACGCGGTGGTGCACTTCGCCGCGGAATCCCACAACGACAACTCGCTGCTCGACGCCGACCCCTTCATCGGCACCAACATCACCGGCACCGTCACCGTGGCCCGGGCCTGCACCCGGCACGGGGTGCGGCTGCACCACGTCTCCACCGACGAGGTCTACGGGGACCTGGCCCTCGACGACCCGGCCCGGTTCACCCCGGAGACCCCCTACCGCCCGTCCAGCCCCTACTCGGCCTCCAAGGCGGCCGCGGACCATTTCGTGCGGGCCTGGGAGCGCTCCCACGGGCTGGCCGCGACCATCTCCAACTGCTCCAACAACTACGGGCCCCGGCAGCACCCGGAGAAGCTCATCCCCCGCCAGATCTGCGGGCTCATCGACGGCCGCCGGCCCCGGGTGTACGGGGACGGGGCGAATGTGCGCGACTGGATCCACGTCGACGAC containing:
- the resB gene encoding cytochrome c biogenesis protein ResB; the protein is MAAPTRAKLMRPARAAWRWLTSMRTALILLFLLAFAAIPGALLPQRSLNKAKVIEYLANNGRMAEIFDRLQLFDVFSSVWFTAIYVLLFVSLVGCILPRSAEHWRAMRTPPARAPRNLDRLPLHDAGDLDRGVDEIAGEVLGRLRGWHVADTPAEDDRAGSRSISAERGYLREAGNLVFHLGLVALLVTVALGRLTYYEGQVIRITDTGAEIADEAVAGAVNQPFCNTAGANYDSLRYGNLFDGTGLHPFCVQVRDFVADYLPNGQAKMFRSEIRYAGAADIRRPVAEWTEGELEVNHPLRLAGDRVYLQGHGFAPAFRVTWPNGESRTGIVQFRPDDPTFFLSSGALRFDPPPGMYPDLYERRQHQIAIEGLFAPTAAWGGETGELLSSAHPQMKDPAVAIDVYRGDAGLDSGRNQDLFSLDRSLMHSGQLEKISRVNLAAGESVELDGGLRLEFLGAKEFVNLQVAHDPTQGFVLGSAMAMLAGLVVSLAVKRRRLWVRLVELGPGRTRVEFGGLARTDRAGWGDEFDEFVRAVLGRPEPAED
- the ccsB gene encoding c-type cytochrome biogenesis protein CcsB, translating into MPVNHTLADASDLAFKTSFVVYAVALVLFIAFYTRQKAVLEARAELAEAGARPDALVRVGGAAEPPARPAGPVEGRGTGPDAAGVDRRAATADRLGGIAEMAMYLGVAVHLASVVLRGLSAHRFPWGNLYEYIAIFTLIAMVVAAGVLRRPELRVFWPFLITPVLGLMFYGGTKLYAASQPVQPALQSFWFPIHVSTVVAGASIFLISGVASVLYLVRMRQPRGRETGRLGALARPLPSARALDTIAYRTAIWAFPIFGLGVIFGAIWAEAAWGRFWGWDPKETVSFVTWILYAGYLHARATSGWRNHMAAWVNVVAFATMVFNLFFVNMVVSGLHSYAGLN
- the rfbB gene encoding dTDP-glucose 4,6-dehydratase; translated protein: MRILVTGGAGFIGSNFVRRTLATRDSVTPVVLDAFTYAAHPDNLRDERGAELCEVVRGDVRDAELVDRLVARVDAVVHFAAESHNDNSLLDADPFIGTNITGTVTVARACTRHGVRLHHVSTDEVYGDLALDDPARFTPETPYRPSSPYSASKAAADHFVRAWERSHGLAATISNCSNNYGPRQHPEKLIPRQICGLIDGRRPRVYGDGANVRDWIHVDDHNDAVWAVLDRGEPGRTYLIGAEGERANVDVVGDLLECFGRDRGDFDRVTDRPGHDRRYAIDPASTRALGWAPRHPDLRAGLAETVAWYRAHEDWWRPAAAAAEARYRRRERTLG